The nucleotide window GTACAGTCCTGTGTCCTCCACtcgaaaagagacatgtaccacatgTACCACAGTGAGAGCAGCATGCTGTCACTGGGGACGTCTTTTAGGAAGTACCTCCCCACCTGGACTTGACTAAACTCCCCCGAGACTCTCTCTGTGATTGCCAGCGTCTGGACCTCCCCTTTACCTTTCAGACTCTGCCAAGCCTTCCGGCTGTTGGAGTCCGTGTCGTGGGTGATGGGACAGTCCACTTTCAAGGTCTGCTCCTCTGCTAGGGTACACTTTTCCTCGGGTAGTTCAGATGCAGTTTGGATTTCTGTAAGTAGAGAATTAGAGTTAGGCTCTGTGAGGAATAGCTTTTCTctctttggaaaaaagaaagaggagccaCCTCTTTTACTTGTTCAATCACCCAGTTTTCAGACAAGATCCTCAAGGTGTCCGGAGAAGATGCAACTTTCCCTGCAAGTTAGCACTAGACCCCAGATCTTATCACTGTGAGTAGTtttatggagttttttttttttctactacaaGAGCTAGACTGCATATGGTTTGTGCAAATCAACTTTTATAAATGATTGTTTTTGAGAGGAAGAAATTGCCTGAATAAAGACAGAGCTTGGGTTGCATGCTAAGACCATGAGTAACAGGGGCATGATGGGAGGGAAAGATTATAGAGAAGGATGTGCAGGGTGCAGAGTGGTTGTGAAGACATGCTACTAGCAGAGAGTGATTCCACTGAACAGCTAGAGGAACTTCATCTAAGTCAGGGGAGAGAGATCAGTTCAAGAGactattggaaaaatggtgagGAAGCCAGCTCAAGGACATGGTGGACATTGATGTCTGGCTGTGTggttctcccctctcccttccttgggTAGCGGAGCACCTCTTTCTCAGGGTGCTCATCCTTCTCATCCTATGTAGCTTTACTGATGGGGCTGACCCTATTCTCCAGgatggacacacagacacaggttTAGCCAATCAAAGAAGTTCATCATCCTGGCCATGCTGATTGGCCTAGAAATGAGCACATGACTGAGGCTGGGCCAATCAGAATCCTCCCTGAGACTGCTGCAGCTATTGAGAAGAAAGCTCTTTCTGGCTGTGTTGATTGGTCAGTGGGATGTGAAACTTCAATTGCTACATTTCCACTGTGAGGAAATAGTCTGCCTGAGAATGAGGCCAAGcagaggcaaagaaagaaagggaaaaagagagagagaaagacagagagagacctgGCAACATTATCTGAGGCAGGAATTCAGCTGTGCTCCAAACCAGCACCCCTCATACTTCCCAGTTGCCTGAGCCAAGAAATCCCCCCTCCTATTTTTACTTTAGTTGGGTTTATGTTGCTTGCATCCAAAAGAGTTCTAAATATTATGGGATGTCAAGGAGTCACAGCAGTGGTCCTCTACTGGGGACAATTTTCCCCCTGCGGACATTGGGCAATGCTTGGAGACATTTTCTGTTGTTATAACTGGGAGCAGGGGGGTGCTAATGGCATCgaatgggtagaggccagggatgctggtaAACATCCTCCAATGCACAGGACGGCCGCCATGACAAAAATTTATCccacccaaaatgtcaatagtgccgagGCTGAGAACCCTTGGATTACAGGGACAAAAGTTTTAATCACGCTCTTGGATGTTGAACCTAGAATTGGAATGACTTTCTGGTCTGGTCCAATGGAGCCTTGCTGATGGGAGGACCAAGTAGAATGGAAGTAAGAAGATCCAGGTCTGTGTTTTCAGCAGGACACAGCAGGGCTCTATAACTTTACTGAGAGACTACAGTATATCCACCCAGGCCTGGGATACCTTCCTCCATGGAATACCAAATAATGGGCTAGACAGTAATGCTGGGTCAAACTACCTACCACTACCAAGGTCAGGCTACCACTACCTACAACTATTGCTACTATTATTAacctgaatatttgtgtccccccaaaatccatatgttgaaatcctaacctccaaggtgatggtattaggaggtggggggtctttgggagatgattaggtcatgagggctctgccctcaggaatgggattagtgcctttttttttttttgactgctcatgaattttattttatttatttttctatacagcaggttcttattagttatccattttatacatgttagtgtattcatgtcaatcccaatctcccaattcatcacacccccaccccccgctgctttccccccttgatgtccatacgtttgttctctacatctgtgtctcagtttctgccctacaaactggttcatctgtaccatctttctaggttccacgtatatgcgttaatatacaatatttgtttttctctttctgacttacttcactctgtatgacagtctctagattcatccacgtctctacaaatgacccaatttcgtttctttttatggctgagtaatattccattgtatatatgtgccacatcttctttatccattcatctgtcaatggacatttaggttggttccatgtcctgactggtaaatagtgctgcaatgaacattgtggtacatgtctctttttgaattatggttttctcagggtatatgcccagtagtgggattgctgggtcatatggtagttctatttgtagttttttaaggaacctccatactgttctccatagtggctgtatcaatttacattcccaccaacagtgcag belongs to Orcinus orca chromosome 10, mOrcOrc1.1, whole genome shotgun sequence and includes:
- the TREM1 gene encoding LOW QUALITY PROTEIN: triggering receptor expressed on myeloid cells 1 (The sequence of the model RefSeq protein was modified relative to this genomic sequence to represent the inferred CDS: deleted 2 bases in 1 codon), with protein sequence MAVVARFGQQGAGQPVHHAKRTPGSLALPCSAADQPWLSSLSGPGSKRGGSSFFFPKREKLFLTEPNSNSLLTEIQTASELPEEKCTLAEEQTLKVDCPITHDTDSNSRKAWQSLKGKGEVQTLAITERVSGEFSQVQVGRYFLKDVPSDSMLLSLWHVVHVSFRVEDTGLYRCVIYQPPKDPIILFYPVHLVDQE